The Natronorubrum tibetense GA33 region CTCCGTCGTCGTCGCACCGCACCGTCATGGCGCTACCGAACACCACTGCACCACCGCACTACCGCACCACTGCATCACCGCACCACTGCACCACTGCACCACTGCATCACCGCACCACTGCATCACCGCACCACCGAACCAGCGCTACTCAGCGCTCGCCATCGTGTTCAGTTTTGATCGCACGTCGTCGCTTAGCGTATACGTCCGTTCGACGGGTCGATCGAGCACGCCTTCCGTCAGCAGTTCCGAACACAGCCCCTGCACCGCGACGGTCGACCGGCTGACGGCGTCGGCGATGGTGGCCGACTCGAGCGGTCCGTCTCGAGCCAGAACGACGAGCGCCCGCCGAGCCGTCGGCACCGTACATTGGGACTGATCGGCCGCGCGCTGGAGGCGGTCGTCGATCCACTCGCCTTCGAAGACTGATTCCGGGGGTTTCGGCTCCGTCGCGGTGGTGATCTCTTCGCTCTCGTCAGCATTGACCTCAGTCTCGCTCGGCCAATCGACCGACGTAAACCCGAACTCGACGTCGTCGCCGCCAGCCTGGAGGATCTCGGTCTCGCTGGTTGAATCCGCGTTCGACCCTCCTGTTGCCTCCGACTCCGCCGTGTTCGCCGCTTCGAGCGCCTGCACCCGATCGCGTAACCGTTCGTTTTCCTCGCGAAGCCGGTCGACTGTCTCCGTTCTGGCGCCGAGTTGCTCTTCGAGCGTCTCGATCCGCTCCGATCGCTCGTCGAGTTCCACCGTTAGCTCGTCGCGTTCGTCCGCGAGGTCGTCCCGCTCGGCCTCGAGGTCGACGATCTCGTCGTGGAGCCGACGTAGTTCCTCGTCGTCACTGCCGCCGAGTTTCGTCTGGAGGGTCTCCTTTCGCGTCAGCGCGTCGGCCATCTGCTTGGCCGCGTTCGAGACGTCCCGCGCCGACTCGAGTTCGTCCTCTAAGGTCTCGATGCGCTTTTCTTTCTTTTCGAGTTCGTTCTCGAGTTCGAGGATGCGACTCTCTTCGCGATCCTTTCGTTCGGAGATATCC contains the following coding sequences:
- a CDS encoding ATP-binding protein — protein: MSDQREILVGERDDGTDLHLPVVELLTGRGFVTGKSGSGKSNTASVIAEELLESGFPLLIVDTDGEYYGLKEEYEMLHAGADEECDIQIGPEHAEQMASLALEENVPVILDVSGYLDEDVADELLRKIARQLFVKEKKLKKPFLLVVEEVHEYIPEGGGMGETGRLLIKISKRGRKHGLGILGISQRPADVKKDFITQANWLVWHRLTWDNDTNVVGRIIDTEYSELVSELNDGQGFVQTDWMDVDVRKVQFRRKRTFDAGATPGLDDFERPELKSVSDALVGDLQDISERKDREESRILELENELEKKEKRIETLEDELESARDVSNAAKQMADALTRKETLQTKLGGSDDEELRRLHDEIVDLEAERDDLADERDELTVELDERSERIETLEEQLGARTETVDRLREENERLRDRVQALEAANTAESEATGGSNADSTSETEILQAGGDDVEFGFTSVDWPSETEVNADESEEITTATEPKPPESVFEGEWIDDRLQRAADQSQCTVPTARRALVVLARDGPLESATIADAVSRSTVAVQGLCSELLTEGVLDRPVERTYTLSDDVRSKLNTMASAE